The following DNA comes from Vespula pensylvanica isolate Volc-1 chromosome 5, ASM1446617v1, whole genome shotgun sequence.
TGGCATCGGTCCAGCAACCACGTTACTGAAATAGATTTCGGCGCTGGTAATGCAACGGGTCCTCGTAGGCAATGAATAGCGGCAAGAAGATCAGTAGCGCGTCGGCCAGTTCCCGAGGAAAAACCGGAGGTACCCGACTCCGCGAGCTACACATGAACGTGAGTGTGGAACCCTTTGATTCTTCAGTTAGTGAGTtctctcgatatatcgatcgatcgatcgatcatttgcttcgtcaattatttattgtgtCTACTTCGATGTGATTATCGCGTAAAAAAATCTATGCGTATCGTCGTCGTGTTTCCAAGAAAGTTCATGTAAATATCCGCGAGAATAGAGCGACTCTGCTCTATTTTCGTACAGTGCATCGTgccgaaggaaagagagagagagagagagagagaaattcaacGCCAAGCTGCCTGGCCTCCGCTCGCATTTTTCACGATGAtacgtgagagaaaaaagaaagaaaaaagataaataggcTAGCTGTTGATAGGTCCGTCGTGCGTGTTTTTAACgtcgaaatttcattttcatcgggAATGGCTCGAGATTGACGGAATTCGTATGTCTATCTAGAATTTGGAAGATCTCCAATTTGCTCGGGCTTTAGCGATTTCATCGAGGAACAATTCTCGTcaacgatttcttcttcttctccttcttcttcttcttcttcttcttccttcccttcGTTGCTAATCGGTACGATGAGTCATAACACAACAATGTGTTCCATGCTGCACAGTTTTACAAGTATTAGACAAGAGAATGACGTTCGAGTTATGTCGAACGATTAGacgagtaaaaatattatagaagagTAATAAAAAGCTAAAATTTTCTAGAACATTGTATCTATGCCGTTTGGCCCGGGAAAATTTGTTTGGCCGTCCAAAACAGTACTGCGGGGAACAAAAGAGATAGCCACgtagaaagggaagagaaggagtaAACGCGTTCTAAAGATACCATCTAATTCGAGAATCTAATTCACATTTATCTTACAGCCTTTAAGACTAACGTGATCGCAGAACGAAAATGTCGGAATATCAtggttatttatttacttggaATATTTCTACTGGACTATCGACGCCCATTCATATAACACGTGTCCCAGAATATGTCGAGGAATGTTATGTTGCGAGATGACGACATTTCGCTTTATTTTTGGACGCGGAACAGAGATTTTTCGTCAATGCCCCcgtaaataaaaacgatcaaAGGATACCCAGATTTATTCTATTTccgaagaataaaagaagctTCTTTTACAAGGATTAATTCATtatacgttttcttcttctaacgaCTTTGCAGAATCCGGGAGCTGAAAAATGGCGGCCCATGGCCATTTCGAATCCATCTACTCGATTGCGTATGGCACGGACCATGCCTCACTGGGTATTGGTACGTTCTAATATACTTTTACATAAccgattattaatatcaaaataaagaaGTTTACGATCTGACAATGATTTGACATTGACAAGTAACGTTTGACAATagctttgaaagaaaatttgtcgaattaagaataaaacaataaatgttGTATAAAAGGCACAACAGCAGAAGGATGCGGAGGAGCGGAAGGAACGAATACCAACCCCACCGAAGGTACCACCACCGTCGCTCTCCGGAGACTGTGGTGACCCAGACTACGAGATCATCGAATTCCCGATCCGAGGAACACCCCAGAAAACGACACCAATGTCGACCGACCTACCATCCATTACCAAGCACAGCAAATGTGCCCTTTGCGGCACCGAGAACGTCTTTGCACGATGCGACACCTGTAAAGAGAATTATTGCGAAGCATGTGACGACATGAATCATAAACATCCCAAGAGAAAAGCTCACGTTAGACGGAGGATCGTGACTGAAACTGCAGCAAAGAACAGACCACCTTTGCCACCAAAAGGTGAAAATCTAGCTGGTCCACCTCCTGTACCACCACCGAGAAGAAATCGCAAGAGCTCTCAGGTAGGCTGCATCCTATCCTAATTCCTGATATCCTATTACAAGAACATCTCCTAAAACACgataacttttctttcgttggtTATGtaccctatttctctctctctctctctctctctctctctctctctcttactcgctcactcactcactcactcactcactttttctctcttcgatattCCCTTTCCGGATCTGCAGATACCTTAATTATAACGACGGAtcttaatacataatatttatactcgTATTATTTAACGAACGTTCACGTTGATGATTCATTGTCACTACAAACGTCACACCGAGGCAACGAAGATTGTTTACccttcaatattttattaccgtTGAATTGTTTTACAGATTTTATTGTAACACCCTCGTATTGTTTTCTAATACACCATGTTACCGAAAAAGACGTCTGCCGTATTCACTGAacccgttctctctctctctttctctatcacaaTTTCCGTTTGAAGGTAACGGCGTGGAAAAGACCTCCGGCAAAGTCATCATagttaataatcaaaaaacaaCGGAGATATTGTTGCTTCGTTGAAACAGTGAATATGGCAGGTTAGGGTTAGAACGGTAACacgatcatttttcatataccATTCGTAATCTTTTCCGTACCGTTACTGGTACCTTCCCATTCCTGATCTTCCTGCAGGACGAGATTACACGCAGAAACATAGGATTTatacgtacctacctacctacctacgtttGAATTCTTTACAGCATCTACCATCGGCTTGTatcgcttaaaaaaaaaaaaaaaaaaaaaaaaagaattcactTACAGCGTATGTAGCATACAAAAAGTCACGTTTAGGAGTCGGCATTTCGTTTCGTAAATCCTTCTATGCGTATCCACGAAGCCAATTTATGTATTCGACAAAATATACCTATGTAAAAACCGAACGGTATTCCGAATGTCAAAATGTGATATCTAAATCCAACGTGTAAGCTAAAGTTTCGCGCTTAGGCCAAACTCACGCAGAATCAAGGAGGTACGAATCGATCATTGATCGAGAAACCGGGAAGTACGAAGCGTGATGTTTCCAACGCTAGTGGATCATCGTCGACGACTAGGGAGACAAATTTTCAAGGATCGAAGATTAACACCACGATCGAAGGATCGGGATCGAGTACCGACAAGATGTCTACCTTACAGGTATGCTTTTACtctatttatcgatatctttttGGTTTCGACATTGGAGAACTCGTAATCGTAGAACTTGAGAATGATTCTGATGTTTCAGGAAAGATACAGGAGATATCAGGAAGCAATGAGAGCCCAAGATGCAAATCGACGAAGACGTACACCATCCGATGCTTCGTCGAGAGAAACCGCAAGTCCCAGGCCAGTTAGCATAGGGAGTTCTAAAGCGACGCCGCCTttaccacctccaccacctcccAGATCTATAATACAATCGACCAGCGTGTGCGATCTCTCGGCACCGCACATGTGGAATCTTGGAATGCATCAGGTACGTAATCGGTAGGATAGAGAATATACGTAAAATAACGGATTTTATAATCAAAAGAAACTTGTCGACGCTTGCTTGTGTTCAGGCTCAATCGATGGCACAGTTAGGTCCCGGTGGAATGCCAATGATGTGGTACTCGCCGAACAATCCCTGGGACGCGTCGATGAGTGCTTCGACCTTGAGTTTAAATCATCCACCTTTATGGGCATACCCCATGGGATATCATCCGTCTCAAATGTTACCACCGCATTATCCGGGAACTCTGTCGAGACCGCACAGTCCAGCGAGGAGTTTAAAGTCGAGCAGAAGGTCCAGGGCACCCTCGCCATCTCCAAGTATAAAATCAAGAAAGTCTATCGtctcgagatcgagatcgagaatATCCCCTGGATCGCCTTCGGACGCTAGCTCCGAAGATTCCGAGGAATCTGACTTCGACGATAGACTTTCTCGAGGATCGAGAAGTATCAGACGAGGTAGCGTTCCAAGAAGTATCAGACAGAGAAGTTATCAAGATAACGATGGTTCTAGGACTTTACTGTCTCGACCTCGTCGAGAGTAAGTAGTCTATACGTTTGCTTTGTATTCTAACGATCGTACATTCCCAAGAGTATCGTTATTCATGAGTTCGATCTTTTAGGAGACTAACGTCGGAGGATAGGATGACCAGCACGGAGGAACAATGGTCTGAAAATCAATCGACCAGACGGTACTCGATGTCCTCGAGAGGTTACGAGGACTCTCGAAGGAACACGATCGATTCTCGTCTTCGGAACATCGAAAATGGAACTTACCATGATCAGCGAcgcgaacgacgacgacgtaaaAGTACCGACGAGGAACTGTCCGATCGAAAATCTAATCCAACAGCTAGAACAAGGATCACCAGTTCCTCCGACGATCATTTCGAACGAACGGAGAAACGTTCGACGTTATACGACGACGAAATCCTTTCGTCGAAGAGACACTCTTTAAGAAACGAAGACGATCCGAGGAGATCCATCTCGCAGAGAGCTTCGAGAATGACTTTGGCAGAGTCGCAAAGACAAGCTCTGGATTCTCGTGATTCGAccttgaaaagagaaacagaaaacgaGTCGGAACGTCTTTCGTCGCGTTCTATACGAAACGCTACGACGGACGTCGATGAACTGCGAAAAAGGGAACAACGTATTCAGGACCAAAATAATGTCTCGTCCAAGAGAATATCGTCCTTTAAGAGAGAGGACTCGTTGGATCAGGCTGAACGAGCTTCGGTACAGCGCAGCTCTAGAAGGTCTTCCATCGAAACGGATACGAATCAAAACTTTAAAAGATTGTCTTCGCGCGAAATGTCGCGAACGAAGGAGGACGACGAAAGGATGCTAGcgaggaataagaaagaatcgaGCGTAGATCGGGACTCTCAAATATCTCGAACTAACGAATCCATTCAaatcaaagagaagaaaacgaacgtGGAAGACAGCAATGAGTCGTTCAAAGGATCGAAAGAAATGGTAAAcgcgttaaagaaaaattctcctacgaataaaaaagctaCGATCGAATTACCAGCTGACGAGTGGTCCTGCGAGCATTGCACTTTCATAAACAAAATCACCGAACGCGTTTGCGTAATCTGCTGCAAGACCAGAAGCAGTGCCCTACCTTCGAACGAGACGGATGATGCCGATACCAACATAGAAGATATTCAAACaatcgataacgataacaaacAAGTGTCGGGTTCTACCGAGGATCCTAATCCCGATTtggagaagaaaacaaatcttttgaaaatctCGAATAGCGAAGAAAGTGGTGACAGTGGATCGACAAAGAACAAAGGTAGAACCGGACGAAAAATCAGCTTTTCTTTTGGTACCAAGTTATCCAAATGATGAACAAATTTTACACGTTACCCTCTTTTCATAAACGActcgttctttctcgttcgcttCCGTTAgtttccgttcgttcgttttcataAACACACCAGcccccattttttttctttcgattcgcgAGATTTCAAGatgtttctaaatatttttttaccgTTCTTCTAATAGACCATCGATCATTGTTCCTCTTCTCTATATGTGTATCCttgaatgaataataaagaagcaTGCAAACTGTTTCTCACGTCTTTCGTGGAAGTCAAATGCGTAAGCGTATTTGAAATTTCACCATGTGATTTATCTatgaaattcattattattcattcaaGTTACAATCTTTTCAAGAACGAATACGCATTTGACTTGTGGATATACCTTTACtccaaacaagaaaaaaatatattgaaagaaatataataaaataaggatagataaatagaataaatcaattgagaaaagaaaagtaaacttTACAATTTGTCGAATCGATTGAATGATCACACACGATTGTATAATCTTACATCAATGTTATTCATATCGACAACACTTACAATAAacaagtaattaaaaaagaaagacgacgaagaaaataaaaacgataagatAAGACGAATATTTTGTCGTTTTTCTCATCGGAAATGCACTTGTTCGGTTTCAGGTATAAGCCTAGCAGAAAGTTCGACAGATATGCATGACGTTAAATTAGCCGAATCATCGACTACGTCcgagagaaaagacgaaggaaCTTTGACATCCTCGACACTAACATTATCCTTATCAAAGGGAACTAACCCTGAAGATATCGATGAACTCGTAAAACGACCTGCGTTATCTAAATCCAATGAGAGGATCGAAGAAACTCGTAAAGTTTCAACCGGAACGTCTCCGCCACCGCAAAGTATTTCCACCCAAGTAAGCCACAAGTTCGAGAAATAAACACTTAACATATGTTTATCGACGATAATGtggtataatatttaatcgaaaagaaaataaaaaataaaaaaaaaaaaaaacgagaaaaaattgaCGAGAACGTTTATTCGatgggaaagaaataaatgtttcagACATACGATTTTCTTCCACGAGGAGGTAGTGGTTCCCTTCGTAGATCGATGTCAACATCCAAAGGATTTTTGTCTTACGAGGATAGCGAGACAGAGGTAGGAGGAGATAAGAGCTATATCAACTTTTATCCGTCCCGATCTggaatttataatgatttatatgattgaataaatttaatatacatgcGTATAAAATTGTTCCTTTCCTACGAGAGTTTGTTACAATGGACGGATGAAAGTTAATAAACGCAAAGTCTGATtgtttattaacgattaaaacgtTGTCGAAGAaactcatctcatctcatctcattcTCATTATTCGtcttaataaaaaacgatacgGAGCATATGTTCCAGGAACCAAATAGATTTACGAACAGTCCCGATCTGTATCCACGAACGATACAAGAACAATATCTGCGGCAAGCGATTTCAAGTCAGAGCAGAGATCGAACTCGAAGAAATTCCATCGACTCCGCTCATCTCTATTATCGCTCTAGGGTAATCAAGCTACTTGCTTTATCGTAATTGACGcgatggattttttttttgtgcaaAGTAATCATAGTTTTCTTAACCCAACAGTTCTAACAACTTTGTGTCCTCGGTGTGAACGTAGGTAGGCAGGAtgacgatttaattatttcttttttttcattatttttctaatatatatctacatatacatacatacatacatacatatatacatatatatatatatatattacacactcACAGGCTTTAGTTTTAATCAGGAGCATCATGTGTTAAGCTTGATCGCTTTTCTTGCGACTGAATAAAGCGAACGTATCTCTCATTGATTTTTGATATTTGTATTGCATAGGAACCTAGCCAGCCTAGATTCATCGAAGCAGGTCCTAGTACCTCGACTCAAGGTGTATCTACGTTGACTCGTCAAGGATTAGAAATCGTCGAGCTCTTGCGAGAAGCAGAGAGACAAGGATATTCGACTGACGACGTTCAGGTGGCTCTAGCACAGGGTGCGTCCAATCCAATAGAATGGTTAAAGACACAATGGCCTCGTTCGATCGAGGCTGTTCAAATCTTGGTAAGCACCCAAGggaaagaacagagagaaaataatatcggtGTCCTTTCTGTAAACGAAGCGAAGGATGCTTTGAGGTCGGTCAAAGGTGACGTTTGGAATGCTGTCACCATTGCTACCCAACGTAGACAGCACaaggtaatatatttatatacataggtatgcatatatatagaattatgaTAAACAAtagaatcaatttttaataatcttccatgacattttcttttcttcctagaCCGCAGAAATTCTAACAAAAGGCAATTTTACAATGGCTGATGTTGTTAAAGCTCTCGATAACAACGATGGCATCGTCGATGCCGCTTTACTCGAGCTACAGAAAAATCAACTGAAGCCGTTTTTAATGAGGATCTGGGGTCCTCCGGTCGGGGTTGAAAATGATGATGCTGCACCACAAGGAGGTGAGtcaatttattcttctcttataAGTAGGACATACGTATATCGAACTATAAATGCATTAgtaaattatacgaataattattaagaaatatataaatatttaataagacaTGACAGAGTAAGGACAATAAGAAAACATAatgcaaaaaaatttatctacgTAAATAGATGCGGCTGGTATAGTTGGTGGTGCAACAAGGATTCTCGAACAGATTACCACTGTATCGGATACGGAGGCGAAGAAGCAGGTAATGTCACCAATTATTGACAATTTCGTCGCATTGCAGACCGACTTTAGAAAACAGCTGGCGGCACTAAGACAAATGACTTATAATTGGGAATACGAGAAAGACCCTCTAAACGACACTCGAGGTAATAATTCGGTTGATTTACTCGGCAGCTCGAACGGCGAAGACCCAACGATCGACGAAACCCTATTGCCAAGATCggtagaaaatattcattcaaaTCGGACGGTCGATGTAGAGAttgaacaaacgaacaaagtAGAAAATACTATGGACGATAAGGATAATCAATTAGAGAGTAGTATAATTGAATcaatagaaaacaaacaaaaaattgacgatacgaatattatagaaaataatgcaGGATTAACGGTAAAGGAACAATTGGAGATCGAtgaaaaggatcgatcgattgacgAAAATaggacaaaagaaataattagcATCGATGAATCgtcgaaaaaaatagaaactcgTGATAAAgacgatcgaaataataattccaaAGATATTGCGACAGTAAATTCGTACGATGCAGTTGTTACGAATGAGAAACATTTCAATTCTGAGACTGTTACGGTAACGGAGAAATCCGATGATGAAGATGTTACGAAAgggaataaagaaataacgaatgaGAATGAAGTATCGATGGGTGAAGATGAAATAACGCAGAAAGAGGATAAAAGGCTCTTTCGTAACGAGACTTTGCcagaggataaaaaaaatagttctCAAGAGACCTCCCTTCAACAAGATACAAATATAGTCGAGCAACCGGATCTGAAAATGCATAATGACACTACGGATAGAACGATAACAAGAAAAGTAAACGAGCGAAACAAGTCTCaggtagaaaatttatttaggaACGAAGGTTCTTCCATAAACGAGCATGGTTTAGAAGTAAACGCTGTACCCCAGTCTAAGACGATGGAGTTGCTAATGTCTGCTGTTAGATCCTTGCCGGAACAAATGATAGGACCTTTCGTAACGGCTATGAAAATGTTATCGCCTAAATTAACGACGATCGATACCGATACCGATGTAAATGAAAacgatatcgatgaaaattattccaaCCCTGCCTCCACTCCTCATCCTGTTCATTCCGAGTCAATGATCGGAGAAAAGGaggtagaaaataataatgtaaatgatcgaccgatcgatataTCTGCATTAGATAAAAACGAAGTTAAGGATACAATCTCTGaatttatcgatgaaaataaagaaagtacTACGATCGATAGGGCtcaagaagaaacagaaatcgAACAACCACCTAGGGTCGTGCCTGATAAAgaacatgaaaataaaaatatatcgaagccGGATAACGTCAATGTGAAATTCGAAGCGAAGGATTTGACGGATCAACAGAAGGACTTCCGAGCGGTAGGTACGGATCGAACTGAAGCTAATACTGCGCTAACTAACATAGGACAGAATACTACAACAGATAAAACTGCAATCCCTTCGGACGTATCATTAACAAATGCACGTCATTACGAGCTGCCATTGAATCATGATTTTCAATCACGAACGATAATCGATACATACGTGGACATGCATTCTGAAATCGTTGTAGATAATGAAAACATGAATACGGAATTGATAGATCTACAAGATAATTTTCCAGTGATGGAGAAAACGCATGTAGAaagtaataatgattataatgataatgaaaatgataacaatgataaGACAAATAGAGATCCGATGAAACTGGATAAGGAGTTATCGAATGTAACTTCACGTATAATTAATGAACATTCCAATGATCAATCGCATCTAATTAATACATCAATGATCGATGGATCCATAAacataaaatcattttcaaaggaAGCGAATAACTCTTCCAATGATTTCGCATTACCCCATAACCCCATGATTGACTTAACGTTTGATAACAAACAGAATGATGCAGAATCATCATCGACTAACGACGAATCAATGGATAATCTAGATCCATTTGTTCGTAACGACACTCGTTCTAACGAAATTAGTAATCTGATCGAACTTAAAGATGATTTAATCCTCGACGTACCGATATTGACACCAATGAAAATATCCAATGACAATCAACGATTAAATCTAATCGACATTTtcgaatttgataaaaaagatttacagagtaatattttaaaagattcgGTCGATTCTAATTCgcttaatcgatcgaaatctaACGCGGCTTCTTTAAATTTCAATCCTAAATTCGTCGAAGAATCCTCCGAATTTTCATCGCgattaaaatcaaaagatCTCGATTCCAATAATAACGCACCAGAAAATTTATCCAATTTGTCGTCtttaaatcaaatcaaatcaaatgcATCTAACCTTTCGGAtatcgaacaaataaaaacgatagagaagatcgatgataaatcgcgcgaatcgaaagagagaaatgttgAATTTATTAGCGAAGTTATTTTATCGCCGTTATTAAAAGACATACAGACGGTTCGCGAGACGATCGACGACCAAAAACTTTCTTACGAAGTATCATCGTTTCTTGAAAACTTGAACTTTATCGAATCGTCTCCTCGGGTTTTTTTAGAATCGAATATTAATGACATCTCGGCTggtattatcgaaataaacatATCCGAATCTCCGATTATAGCTGTAAACGATTGCGCTCCGGtcaaagaagtagaaaaaattgattctgTATTggaaaccaaaaagaaaattgttgataAGATTAACGAGAAACCGATTGACGATTTAAATGTTAACATTTTCAAAAAGGTTAAATCTAGCGACGTTGAtaaaatcgaaacgaatttAATTGAACCAATTGGTACAATGAAACTAACGAGAGgagatattattaaagaacGATCTAAATCGCCGGTAAAAAAAGTAAGTAGAAGGAAATCGCCAGTTAAGATCATAAAGAGAGCTAATACGCTTCTACCTAAGAAGGTCTCGACAAAAATTAACGTCCTTCCGAGAACTACCGCTCTCGTGAAAGCGAGAAACGCAGCTGttgaaataatgaagaaacCGATCGCTTTGAAAAGTATTACACGGATCGAAGACACGCGATCGAAAGGATCTATCGAACAAATTGAAGACGTTCGTATTAAGAAATCGGAGAATACAATAAAACCGATAAAAACTACGATCGATAATGAAAAGAGATCTGCGAG
Coding sequences within:
- the LOC122629633 gene encoding E3 ubiquitin-protein ligase lubel isoform X8: MNSGKKISSASASSRGKTGGTRLRELHMNNPGAEKWRPMAISNPSTRLRMARTMPHWVLAQQQKDAEERKERIPTPPKVPPPSLSGDCGDPDYEIIEFPIRGTPQKTTPMSTDLPSITKHSKCALCGTENVFARCDTCKENYCEACDDMNHKHPKRKAHVRRRIVTETAAKNRPPLPPKGENLAGPPPVPPPRRNRKSSQAKLTQNQGGTNRSLIEKPGSTKRDVSNASGSSSTTRETNFQGSKINTTIEGSGSSTDKMSTLQERYRRYQEAMRAQDANRRRRTPSDASSRETASPRPVSIGSSKATPPLPPPPPPRSIIQSTSVCDLSAPHMWNLGMHQAQSMAQLGPGGMPMMWYSPNNPWDASMSASTLSLNHPPLWAYPMGYHPSQMLPPHYPGTLSRPHSPARSLKSSRRSRAPSPSPSIKSRKSIVSRSRSRISPGSPSDASSEDSEESDFDDRLSRGSRSIRRGSVPRSIRQRSYQDNDGSRTLLSRPRRERLTSEDRMTSTEEQWSENQSTRRYSMSSRGYEDSRRNTIDSRLRNIENGTYHDQRRERRRRKSTDEELSDRKSNPTARTRITSSSDDHFERTEKRSTLYDDEILSSKRHSLRNEDDPRRSISQRASRMTLAESQRQALDSRDSTLKRETENESERLSSRSIRNATTDVDELRKREQRIQDQNNVSSKRISSFKREDSLDQAERASVQRSSRRSSIETDTNQNFKRLSSREMSRTKEDDERMLARNKKESSVDRDSQISRTNESIQIKEKKTNVEDSNESFKGSKEMVNALKKNSPTNKKATIELPADEWSCEHCTFINKITERVCVICCKTRSSALPSNETDDADTNIEDIQTIDNDNKQVSGSTEDPNPDLEKKTNLLKISNSEESGDSGSTKNKGISLAESSTDMHDVKLAESSTTSERKDEGTLTSSTLTLSLSKGTNPEDIDELVKRPALSKSNERIEETRKVSTGTSPPPQSISTQTYDFLPRGGSGSLRRSMSTSKGFLSYEDSETEEPNRFTNSPDLYPRTIQEQYLRQAISSQSRDRTRRNSIDSAHLYYRSREPSQPRFIEAGPSTSTQGVSTLTRQGLEIVELLREAERQGYSTDDVQVALAQGASNPIEWLKTQWPRSIEAVQILVSTQGKEQRENNIGVLSVNEAKDALRSVKGDVWNAVTIATQRRQHKTAEILTKGNFTMADVVKALDNNDGIVDAALLELQKNQLKPFLMRIWGPPVGVENDDAAPQGDAAGIVGGATRILEQITTVSDTEAKKQVMSPIIDNFVALQTDFRKQLAALRQMTYNWEYEKDPLNDTRGNNSVDLLGSSNGEDPTIDETLLPRSVENIHSNRTVDVEIEQTNKVENTMDDKDNQLESSIIESIENKQKIDDTNIIENNAGLTVKEQLEIDEKDRSIDENRTKEIISIDESSKKIETRDKDDRNNNSKDIATVNSYDAVVTNEKHFNSETVTVTEKSDDEDVTKGNKEITNENEVSMGEDEITQKEDKRLFRNETLPEDKKNSSQETSLQQDTNIVEQPDLKMHNDTTDRTITRKVNERNKSQVENLFRNEGSSINEHGLEVNAVPQSKTMELLMSAVRSLPEQMIGPFVTAMKMLSPKLTTIDTDTDVNENDIDENYSNPASTPHPVHSESMIGEKEVENNNVNDRPIDISALDKNEVKDTISEFIDENKESTTIDRAQEETEIEQPPRVVPDKEHENKNISKPDNVNVKFEAKDLTDQQKDFRAVESNINDISAGIIEINISESPIIAVNDCAPVKEVEKIDSVLETKKKIVDKINEKPIDDLNVNIFKKVKSSDVDKIETNLIEPIGTMKLTRGDIIKERSKSPVKKVSRRKSPVKIIKRANTLLPKKVSTKINVLPRTTALVKARNAAVEIMKKPIALKSITRIEDTRSKGSIEQIEDVRIKKSENTIKPIKTTIDNEKRSASSMDQRSIESTFERSKKTTDIKNEKVESERDQSVDKNKSKIKFISKIPILTARCKTSSKIVQATASKDKPVKINKIILGSVPTRLPVARQTILKTNLKATKIPNISENVKEKEIVVRKEKESITIGRTADKVDDKKVDNDNDGFNCRTEKEKLESNLETLEIKTEVERSNNSDDDGSSSEHDDEEDEQDEEEEEEEEEEEEEEKEVSDVEESSSVFDSSSESENFTVLMREVPKSSSDKSNSVESLLTVEDQIEKTLQAIRAELSNYESDELEENEDLKPDEKDAKDDTENEDSSSLSDEIFEEAICGGEESIDINITKMDEIEIIQNDLEIKTPEDSSIVSNLEETMVEKQISKDSNNKISKNNSVNDDVNKHSRVNEQSKVNEIFKKNTSKIAKLEKRNLHEGNTKDVKMIQSVRVLREVETNDKNKRKKDKEDPRVTQSKRFSLVASCIRRFEGEDKTERKRNEVENVNATRREGSPKTERERTARRLLAEGRASNYEEAEVAASLLALKFGDAEAIHAAKECGSVESALAFLQQECELCTGRYAMSQMISMLKCTHRCCNECAKNYFTIQISDRNIIDAVCPFCKEPNLRDANEDDVLEYFSNLDIQLKSLLDSPIHELFQRKLRDRTLMQDPNFKWCIQCSSGFYADPEHKRLICPDCRSITCAFCRKPWEKQHEGITCEQFAAWKDENDPDNQAAGLAKHLADNGIDCPKCKFRYSLSRGGCMHFTCSQCKFEFCCGCGKAFLMGAKCSISPYCAKLGLHAHHPRNCLFYLRDKEPAQLQQLLKENDIEYDTEGPIGERKCKVQLQKETPAGVVDAICNSDVVEGQAGLCRIHYVEYLVRKIRSTQLEPLPLLNIDDLETCVKRSGLKLPPNWYGRDPEHYRKDLTEIVQKEIPLE